A window of Pyrus communis unplaced genomic scaffold, drPyrComm1.1 SCAFFOLD_19, whole genome shotgun sequence genomic DNA:
tgtgccaaagtgtccaccacatgcatatgtatggcaaaaactcaaaatggaattaaactcagattcatgaacacaacgacgcacaatctgatccgggcatattttccacaaataagggtcatcccaaacataaaaacgtgcatccttttttaGTTTATGGCATTGGGCCTTGCTtaaggtgttaggaacttgcttagacaccaaaaaattgactaaatcggcataccaaggggtacttacctcaacggacagaagttgttcattcGGAAACGTTTCTGAAATGGGTAGGGcctcttcttcacgcaccattcgacttaggtggtcagccaccacgttttcacatccattactgtccctaatttcaatgtcgaattcttgaagtaggagcatccaacgaaagagccttggtttggcctcctttttggtgagaagatacttcaaggctgcgtggtcagtgaaaacaattactttagtaccaattagatatgatctaaacttatctaatgcaaatacaaccgctaaaagttctttttcggttgtagaataattcaattgagcatcatttaaagtgcgtgaagcataataaataacatgtggctgtttgtttttcctttggcccaaaacagctccaagggcataatccgatgcatcacacatcaacttaaagggaatggaccaatctggtggagtgatgattggtgccgtggtgagAGCCTCCTTTAAGTGCTTGAATGTCGTggagcatgcatcatcaaactcgaaaaccacctctttttgaagcaatcggcatagtggctgcgcaatcttggagaaatcctttatgaaacgcctataaaaacctgtGTGACCAAGAAATGAACGAACCtttctaaccgaagttggagagggtaagtgacgaacaaggtctaccttagatttatccacttcaatgcctttttcaaaaataatatgtcctagaacaataccttgcttaaccatgaagtgacatttttcccaattaagcacaagatttgtttcaacacaacgtttcaaaattaaggtcagattatttaaacaatgatcaaaggaatcaccaaacacactaaagtcatccatgaatatttcaataatcctttcaacataatcagaaaatatgctaaccatacacctttgaaacgtggcaggagcattgcacaaaccgaatggcatgcgtcgatatgcaaacgttccaaagggacaagtaaaagtggtattttcttgatcatccggggcaataacaatttgattataaccagaatatccatcaagaaaacaataaaataaatgacccgctaacctctcaagcatttgatctaggaacggcaatgggaagtggtccttccttgtggtggcgtttatcttcctataatcaatgcatacacgccaaccggtttggattcgggtgggcacaagctcattctccgcattctccacaaccgtcactccagatttcttgggaacacattggataggtgaaacccaacgactatcggagatggggtagatcactccacaatcaaggagtttgattatctcatttttcaccacttccatcatcggagggttgagacggcgttgagcctctctagttggtttggcccccttctcaagaaatatgtgatgcatacatgtggcgggactaatacctttgatatcggccaaggtccaacctagggcagatttgtactccttcaaaatacgcactagtttctcttcttcttgtgccgtgagtgatgaagaaataatggcaGGTAAGGTCTCCtcttcccccaagaaaatgtacttcaaatggctaggTAGTGGTTTAAGATCAAGGGTAGGTGCCTGgactatggatggaagcaacttgttagtcgaaatgggaattgactcaaaGTTAGAAGACTTACCATCGTGCttaggcaatgactcaagggcagcaaccaacTCAAGGAATTCCTccctaggaggcacggcatgcAATGGAGTGTGTGTGCCGTGGGCTAGCAACAATCCTcctcccttggttttgagttccatgcttcgtgtaatgacattttcaagtgcatcggcgttcaaatcttcaaggtatccctgcgccaacgagtcaattatatcaatggagaaacatgaatgatcctcactaggatacttaatagaatccgaaagactaaaattaacaacttccccatcaaattccatggacaaagttccattaaacacatcaatcttcgttcgagccgtcttcatgaatggccatCCAAGGAGGATTGGCAACGAAGGGGCATAgtcagattcatccatctcgagcacatagaagtccgccggaaagattaaatgatttacctgcactaacacatcttccaaaactccctttggataggcattagatctatcgaccaattgtatgatcacaccatcatttttcaatactcctaggttcatagatgcataaattgaatatggcatgacatttatagaagcacctaggtctagcatggcagattcaaaacgagtgttacctatgacacaaggaatggtaaaactacccggatctttgcatttggggggtagtttgcgttgcaagatggcggagacattttcacctacctttaccacctctttggtcgacatcctcttcctagtggtgcaaagctcctttaaaaacttggcgtacctcgggacttgcttgattgcatccaaaaggggtatgttgacttgaactttccgaaatgtctcacggatgtccttctcggcttcttctttctttgtttgcatgaacctactaggaaaaggtacattcgaaggaaaaacattagtaggaaccgaatttgacacattcttaccctttttggacaaATTGGACAGTTTGGGGTCACtagaagcttgcggcaaaggtgtttccacctttgccgtgggttggcttgcttcttcctcttcaattctcagtttttcatcctcgttaggacctgatggtgatggtgtaggacctgccccgacttcttttccacttctcaagagtaTGGCCTTTGCATTTTCGAAgcctccctttgggtttggaatggtagaactaggaaGTTGGCCTTGGTCAAGAAATTTCCCTACAAAATCtacaatctgcccaatttgtttctccaattgatccaccctcttgtcttggtttgcatggctttggcttgattttcttgcccctgcgacaaattagttagtaacttaagaagtgtatcattgtctagggatgtacctgaagcatttggggcagattgttgtggagcatgtgtgggtacgtatggcttagtgaagaaccccgggggttgctgtctaaagcctccttgttgtggtggttgttggggctccctccacttgaagtttgggtggtctctccaacctggattataggtgttagaatatggatcgttgataagagcatattcatgcgacttaaatggcttgttctcgtacatttacgttatgtttctttagttattttagtcctttatgcttcttttgtgtgttttcaggataataagacgtgtttgacgaaaggatgcattgtggagcgttttggggctttttggagcactattgggctaaggatggatagcttatgcttggagcccaagtgttggatgaacttgaaggccttgtatgcacttgaggacacaaaacaatggccctaacccaattacattcaccttgccatgggcttaacacaaacaccattccttgccatgcaagggggagcaatttgggtccatttcatgcacttCAAACCTAGCCCAAATTACActccattgcagccaaatccattctttgccatgcacattcatcaccatttcaacatgcattcatcatcacaatCAAAACAGCCATTCTTAGCCGTGTAAATCCATaacccattcatcaacacatgcattcccttcacattcacccacttgcacattcaatcattcactcatacaccctttaatcattcccctttaagttatgattttatttcctaaccctacatgcattatttattaactcttcatcatgcatccacattttaattaatcaaaaaacttcccctttgccgtggccttcatttccatttccaacatcttcacatgcatttccagctttcacatgtcttcacattcatttccaaacaacaatcatttcaaatgccatgcattcacatgcattttcagcacctacacacctcacacacatgcaatttcagcaccaacaagcaTCATTGCCGTGTAGCCcttatgcatttccagctttcacatgctttcctaactattttccatcattaattagccacttgcatcctaaacaaacagccatatacacctccatttctcctataaaaacccttgcattctcattcatttgtcattcattcactccccactccatctcatttccattcacaacacttcacacaacacaaacacaacccttgtgccgcaaatccccttccatttctgtgcagtttttctcctccattgcagccgctatccaaccacttcccatccctccaaaacacttcacataatccccaaagctcaccttagaccttgtgctacaacaacaaggaagaaaagagtgcctaaacgttcatacaattcaagtttgagttgttggaatgtttaggtgtttctttgatttcaaagtttaaattgaattctctttgttttgtacgtatgagaatggaagagaagagtgcctaaacgttcatacaattcaagtttgagttgttggaatgtttaggggtttctttgatttcaaagttatgaggaactaaaccccctttagctagggggtgattcgaaattatgttgatatttgcaatatgaattgattaactttcattggaatttcataagttgtggattcaatttgtttaaccgtttgattgataacttatttatgaatgtttattaagaatgcgcgcttaattttcatgcataaatatgacgctaaaatataagtgaatttcacctaatcgttatgaacttatattcacaagtagtggaggttgcttttaaacaatcgcgttaaatgaattcttggcactagtttcatgcgtattccatagtaacgaatgtctcgtcaacagttatagttttcataatgcttaatgatctttgattgtatctttattgtgcttttcacgtaaaggacttttggagagtgtggtgaattgcgttgcgctaacccatccaattcattaacttaaggagaacttgacggttaatttaagcggacctaattaacccggggtgttgagtttcacaacttatcgaaagaccaactgagaatcaatattgtatgcaagtgtaacatgtgtggagaagaaccccttggctattccatcatccatattttcatcacattcatatttacattttgcctttaattatattctgtctttttaatttaatatcgtccaaacacaatttaccccatatttcgttgagtcttaatcattcgtatttgttttatttttgtatctttaagcttttggagtcataaacactttcaaattcgtctaaatcaagttctagtttctatttgagtcaatttgattgttttaagcagtttgagtctttcaaagctattctgagtcatagtagtcttgttaagagtctttacatttagttttttgtgttttcaagtcaattcaaaatagattagcacccctagttaatccccagttagaacgatccctacttacatcattactacaattgtcacaaaaagagggtttaatttgtgtgcgtataaatctcgtatcaaattttggcgtcgttgccggggattggcaaagttgctaatcccttgtcttgagtcttgtttaaattgtttagtttagttctgttttgttttaatttttttttgcactgtgtgtatgtgtttttgtgccgtgtgtggcaacttgttttcttacttgtgccaagtctattaagttggttacttatcttgtttacttttgtgtgtaggtactagtttatgacccgtagctcacaacctgttcgtgagcaaatctccgactttgacggtgatttcgagaggactttgagaaggaacaagaaattgcaagagtctaatcctcctagtcccgaacctgaagtagaagaggatgccacggattgggttaaagaggaagtaccaaccatggccgtggataatcgaaccattaaagagctttctgcctcaggtttggccaatgcagcccctctttgcattcaataccccacggctgcccaagacaagaccgatgaattcgaattgaagtcaagcttgttgcaccacattctgaagtaccatgggctttccatggaagatcccaacaagcatctcaaggagttcgaggttgtttgttcgagcatgacacccataaatgtcgatgggaacattctgatgatgaaggcttttccattctctcttgtggaaaaggctaaggattggctttatgaattggcacccgggaccgttacttcttgggagagcatgaagagagccttcttggagaagttcttccctacttcaaaagtcattctcttgaggaagaaaattagcggaatccaacaaagtcaaggagaatcttttccggcatactacgagcgttttaaaacccttgttgcatcatgtcctcaacatcaaatgaaggaggagcttctccttcaatacttctatgaaggccttcttcccattgaaaggcaaatgctcgatgcttcggcgggaggtgcattggtggacaaaacacctatggcagccaagaccctaattgcaaaccgtgctctaaatgcacaacaatatgaaggtgttggacaaagagaagggccacgacaacaaagtgtgaatgaggtaagtgcaatttctgatattcagtcacaattggctaatcttacttctctcgtgtctcaggttgtcaaggggtcaaaatcacaagaaaaccaagtgtgtggcgtgtgtacaatgcaagggcatccatccgagacatgccctcaattaatagagaatgggggatgggaatctgccaatgccataggctatgggaatcaaaaccaaccgaggaacgatccatattctaacacatataatccaggttggagagaccacccaaatttcagatggagagatgcacaacaacctgcccaacaatctgcaccacaaaggggatttcaacaaaacccACCTGGATTCCCACGAccataccaatccaaccaaccaccatcgtcccaaaacaactcaggttcgtcttttgataattctcaagttattcaattgctaactacattggcgcaggggcaagaaaaacaaacaaaagacatGCACAATTACGCCAATGAGGTGCAGAATCAAGCTCAAGAGGTGAAGGAGTTGAAGAGACAACtgggacaaatggctgaattcatggggcaatttaatagagaacaaggcaagttACCAAGTTCAACGCAGGTGACTCcgaaaggaggattcgaatctgccaaggcaatcatgttgagaagtggtaaggaggtcggaaccacctcaaggtcatccaaaacaagtcaagaagaggacatgttgctgcaagaagaggaggaacaagcaaagaaggccacggcaagggtgaaagaaactttgccgcaaccccctattgtgccaaaaccgtccaacacgcctaaggtaagtccaaattcgactttgtcaggttctattccactaaacgtgccctttcctggcaggtttaggcaaacaaagaaggatgagcatgagaaggacattcttgagacgtttaggaaagttcaggtcaatatcccgctcctagatgccataaagcaagtgcccaaatacgctaagttcttgaaggaattgtgcactacaaggaagagggcgtcacataaagaggtagtaagggtaagtgagaacgtttccgctgttttacaaagaaagttaccaccaaaatgcaaagatccaggtagctttacaatcccttgtattattggtcaaactaagttcgaacatgctatgttagacttaggagcttcaattaacgtcatgccatactctatttatgcttcaatgaatcttggtgaattgaaaaatgatggtgtgattattcagttggccgatagatctaatgcctatccaaagggcgtattggaagatgtcttagtgcaggtgaataatttgatcttcccagcggatttctacgtgcttgacatggaggattcaccccattccaccccattgccgattttattagggaggcccttcatgaagacagcccgcaccaagatagatgtgtttaaaggaacgttaacgatggaatttgatggggaagtcattgatttcaatctttctgaaagtattaaatttcctaaggacgatcattcttgtttttctattgatataattgatgatttggcgcaggaatttctcgattctttggagagggatacacttgaaacaacaattgcacaaggaattgggcaaaaatctggttttgccgtgcctagaagtgaagatgaggccgagatggtcgctgcacttgagtcattgccacaacactttggtaagccttctaacccaatttcaatttcagtttccactaataagttgttaccctcagtgattcaggcacccgtacttgagcttaaaccgttgcccgatcatttaaagtacgtcttcttgggagacaacgagacattgcccgtcattgtctcctcatcactcacggccatagaggaggagaagttgattcgagtgttgaaagagcacaagacggccattggatggactttggccgatattaggggaattagcccgactacgtgcatgcatcgcatacttctagaggagggggctaaaccaactcgagaggctcagcgccgtctcaaccctccaatgatggaagttgtgaaaaatgagattatcaaacttcttgattgtggagtgatttatccgatctctgatagtcgttgggtgtcaccggtgcaatgtgttccaaagaagtccggagtgacagtggtgaagaatgctgagaatgagcttgtgccaacccgtatccaaacaggttggcgagtgtgcattgattataggaagctcaacgccaccacaaggaaggaccacttccctttgccgttcattgatcaaatgcttgaaaggttagccggtcattctttttattgtttccttgatggttattctggatataatcagattgtcatagcgccggctgaccaagaaaagacaactttcacatgcccctttggtacttttgcttatcgtcgcatgccttttggtttatgcaatgctccggccacgtttcaaaggtgtatggtaagtatcttttcagattttgtggaaaagattattgaggtatttatggatgatttcagtgtgtttggtgattcatttgatggttgtttgaaaaatctcacaatgattttgaaacgatgtgtagaaactaaccttgtgcttaattgggaaaaatgtcactttatggttagacaaggcatagttctagggcatattgtttcagaaagaggaattgaagtggataaatcgaaaatagatcttatacgctacttaccctctcctacttcggttcgagaggttcgttcgtttcttggtcatgcaggattttataggcgatttatcaaggacttctccaagatctcaaaccctctttgccgtctcctccaGAAAGATGTGGCGTTTgacttcaacgaggagtgtgagaaggcgttcaatcacctcaaagaaacactaacttcggcccctatcataattccaccggattggagccttccttttgagcttatgtgcgatgcttccgattatgcattaggagctgttttggggcaaaggaaggaaaagaggccgcatgttatctattatgcctctcggactttaaatgatgcacaattgaattattctaccactgaaaaagaacttcttgctgttgtatttgctttagataaatttcgttcttatttgcttggtactaaagttattatttatactgaccatgcagcattgaagtatttgttcaccaagaaggaggccaaaccacgactcattcgttggatgcttcttctccaagagttcgatattgaaatccgggacaagaagggaagtgaaaatgtggtggctgaccacttaagccgtatggtgcatgaggaggatgccgtgcctatcatagagacattcccagatgagcaactgatgtccgtcaaggtaagtgaaccgtggtatgctgatttggtgaattatttggtgtctaaacatgttcctagtgaattacttaaacaccaatgtgataaattgaagaaagaggcacggttttatgtgtgggatgacccgtatttatggaaatattgccctgaccaagttatacgtaggtgtgtgcacgattctgagtttaatgctattctaaccttttgtcacacttatgcttgtgggggacactttggcactcaaagaacagcacttaaggtgttagaatgtggtttctattggcctaccatctttagggatgctagaacattttgcatgtcttgtgatagatgccaaagaacgggcaatattggtcctaaacagcaaatgccgcaaacccccatttttagtgttgaaatctttgatgtttggggtattgattttatgggtccctttccttcgtcacatgggtttctttatatattgcttgctgtggactatgtgtcgaaatgggtggaagcaaaagccacccgaactaatgattctcgagtggttgcagattttgtgaaaactaacatttttgcaagctttggaatgccacgagtgctaatcagtgatggaggttcccatttttgtaatcgaaccatcgaggcgttgctcaagaaatacaatgtcacacataaggtggccacaccttatcatcctcaaacgagcgggcaagccgaggtttcgaatagggaaatcaagcagattcttgagaagaccgtggggcctacaaggaaggattggagtttgcgcttaaacgatgcattgtgggcgtatcgcactgcctacaaaacccccattgggatgtcaccttttcggctcatctatgggaagccatgccatcttcccgtcgaattAGAGCATCGttcacattgggccgtcaaaacattcaatatggaccttgatgccgcaggtttacataggaagcttcaattgtgtgagcttgatgaaatccgaaatgaagcatatgagaatgcccggatttacaaggagaaaacgaaggcattccatgacaagatgattcgtgccaagacgttctctattgggcagaaagtgttgttgttcaattctcgccttcggttgtttccgggtaagttgcgttccaaatgggttggtccttttattgtcactaatgttttccctcatggtgcagtacaaatcaaaagttcaaggacgcagcaagaattcaaagtgaatgggcatcgattgaagccctattacgagacgtttgaggagcatgtcgtggaggaggtacccctccatgccgtggaacctagtcaagcttaaacagaggtaccgtccggctgcaagacgtaaaagaaagcgctacttgggaggcaacccatgcattcaacaaaggaagacttagaaagcactccaattccagattcctaaaaactcttctctttgttgctatttcgtttctgccttgttaggttgtttagttattgttgtttgtttattaattgtgtgagtctatgattgtaacattgagaaaatgtttgatttattgataggcactgctaaacaaag
This region includes:
- the LOC137724086 gene encoding uncharacterized protein, producing MELKTKGGGLLLAHGTHTPLHAVPPREEFLELVAALESLPKHDGKSSNFESIPISTNKLLPSIVQAPTLDLKPLPSHLKYIFLGEEETLPAIISSSLTAQEEDGYSGYNQIVIAPDDQENTTFTCPFGTFAYRRMPFGLCNAPATFQRCMVSIFSDYVERIIEIFMDDFSVFGDSFDHCLNNLTLILNTDHAALKYLLTKKEAKPRLACGGHFGTQRTAFKVLESGFYWPTLFRDARAFCLTCDRCQKTGSLGQRDQMPQTPILVVEIFDVWGIDFMGPFPMSFGFTYILLAVDYVSKWVEAKATRTNDSRVVANFVKSNIFSRFGMPRVLISDGGSHFCNRTIAALLKKYNVMHKVSTPYHPQASGQAEVSNREIKQILEKTVGPNRKDWSLHLEDKISAGEGVLM